A single window of Xylocopilactobacillus apicola DNA harbors:
- a CDS encoding Panacea domain-containing protein, with the protein MYRSQQIADWFIAQNRAELRLDDSAEPITNMKLQKLMYFAQGICLAVHDKRLFDDQIYAFKHGPVVKGIREKYRGKYLPELTDQISDQRAIELADNFDLISTDQSASEVLNITWQKYGKYTASYLRELSHDQKGPWEKSYCEDKEWIKIDNQEIKNYFKEYIICQ; encoded by the coding sequence ATGTACAGGAGCCAGCAAATTGCCGATTGGTTTATTGCTCAAAATCGAGCTGAGTTAAGATTAGATGATAGTGCTGAACCAATTACTAATATGAAACTACAAAAATTGATGTACTTTGCTCAGGGAATCTGCTTGGCAGTACATGATAAAAGACTTTTCGATGATCAGATCTATGCTTTTAAACACGGTCCTGTTGTGAAAGGAATTAGAGAAAAGTACCGTGGGAAATATTTGCCAGAGTTGACCGATCAAATTTCAGATCAAAGGGCAATTGAACTAGCAGATAACTTTGATTTAATTTCAACTGATCAAAGTGCTTCCGAGGTTTTGAATATTACATGGCAAAAGTATGGGAAATATACAGCTAGTTATCTAAGAGAGTTATCGCATGATCAAAAAGGACCATGGGAAAAATCCTATTGCGAAGATAAAGAATGGATTAAGATTGATAATCAAGAGATTAAAAATTATTTTAAAGAATACATTATATGTCAATAA
- a CDS encoding carboxymuconolactone decarboxylase family protein: MMKKQTAGRERLGDFAPKFAELNDDVLFGEVWSREDRLSPRDRSMITCASLMSQGLFPQLESHMKIAKQNGVTKDEMVELITHLAFYAGWPKAWSAFNLAKEIFD; the protein is encoded by the coding sequence ATAATGAAAAAACAAACCGCTGGACGTGAACGATTGGGAGATTTTGCCCCGAAATTTGCGGAGCTAAATGATGATGTTTTATTTGGGGAAGTGTGGTCAAGAGAAGATAGGTTGTCTCCTCGTGATCGGAGTATGATTACCTGTGCTAGTTTAATGTCACAAGGATTATTTCCGCAATTGGAATCTCACATGAAAATCGCAAAGCAAAATGGCGTCACTAAAGATGAGATGGTCGAACTAATCACTCATCTGGCATTTTATGCTGGGTGGCCGAAAGCTTGGTCAGCATTTAATTTAGCGAAAGAAATCTTTGATTAA
- a CDS encoding cupin domain-containing protein, whose protein sequence is MAKNEDVKNGVIFPVGDKNDAYAQYFVGQSYLANLVRDPEVSVGVGNVTFEPGCRNNWHIHHDGFQLLLVTGGEGWYQEWGQPARHLKPGDVVVTHDGVKHWHGATKDSWFEHIAITAGTPEWLEPVTDEEYEGVE, encoded by the coding sequence ATGGCAAAAAATGAAGATGTAAAGAATGGGGTAATTTTCCCAGTTGGTGACAAAAATGATGCTTATGCCCAATATTTTGTTGGTCAAAGCTATTTAGCAAATTTAGTTCGTGACCCTGAAGTTAGCGTCGGGGTGGGAAATGTTACTTTTGAACCGGGATGTCGGAACAATTGGCACATTCACCACGATGGCTTTCAGCTGCTTCTAGTAACCGGTGGTGAAGGCTGGTATCAAGAATGGGGTCAGCCCGCACGTCACTTAAAGCCTGGAGACGTCGTCGTAACTCATGACGGAGTTAAGCATTGGCATGGAGCGACCAAAGATAGCTGGTTTGAACATATCGCAATTACCGCTGGGACGCCTGAGTGGTTGGAGCCAGTAACAGATGAAGAATATGAAGGAGTTGAATAA
- a CDS encoding MerR family transcriptional regulator gives MEEVTQKYSIGEFAQQVGLSPYTLRYYENEGLVKPKRDEADRRYYDETDRRWVAFLLHLKGTGMSITQLKTYVKLRAQGDATIPARLQLLGEVKQKCLDEIAQVEENLTVLNRKMDWYAEKMAGSIPDDEDFERYLARFR, from the coding sequence ATGGAAGAAGTAACGCAAAAATATAGCATCGGTGAATTTGCCCAGCAAGTCGGATTGTCGCCTTATACTTTACGCTATTACGAAAATGAAGGTCTAGTTAAACCAAAAAGAGATGAGGCAGATCGGCGCTATTACGACGAAACGGATCGCCGCTGGGTAGCATTTTTGCTTCATTTAAAGGGAACTGGCATGTCAATCACGCAGTTAAAAACTTACGTTAAACTTAGGGCGCAAGGTGACGCGACAATTCCTGCGCGTCTGCAGTTGCTGGGGGAAGTGAAGCAAAAATGTCTCGACGAGATAGCGCAAGTTGAGGAGAACTTAACAGTACTTAATCGTAAAATGGATTGGTATGCGGAGAAAATGGCTGGAAGCATTCCTGATGATGAAGATTTTGAACGTTACTTAGCCCGTTTTCGCTGA
- a CDS encoding PadR family transcriptional regulator, with product MNHKLSTQLLKGTLQGVMLMILAQEPEYGYGLSTKLNHYGLSEIPKGTIYPLLATMEKNGLIEGRMKPSDEGPDRKYFFITSAGQAAKADFIEQWNQLAASVTKLINEESTDEN from the coding sequence ATGAACCATAAACTCAGCACTCAGCTGCTCAAAGGAACCTTGCAAGGAGTCATGCTAATGATTCTGGCCCAGGAACCGGAGTATGGATACGGACTGAGCACCAAGCTCAATCATTACGGCCTCAGTGAAATTCCCAAAGGTACGATTTATCCACTCTTGGCGACCATGGAGAAAAACGGGCTGATTGAGGGCAGAATGAAACCTTCCGACGAAGGACCCGATCGCAAATATTTTTTTATTACATCAGCTGGTCAAGCAGCCAAAGCCGATTTCATTGAACAGTGGAATCAACTGGCCGCAAGCGTCACAAAATTAATTAACGAGGAATCAACCGATGAAAACTAA
- a CDS encoding ATP-binding cassette domain-containing protein: MKQLQIHDLSKKFDQKIIFENANFDFSQGQIYGLLGRNGSGKSTLFNLIARNIPFDAGEIQIDSDEGAGLTGDYPDLAVEMVYTQPHLPSFMTAREFVTFFTQINSQRLMNVNSSQKPREYLELAGLSADDANKLLRDYSQGMLNKLQLVVALMLKPPVLLLDEPLTTVDVVAAHEMQQLIVSMKQDSVIIFSTHIMQLAQNLCDQVVLLHHQQLEELPGLDLHSEAFENAVIERLTDEINDDQN; encoded by the coding sequence ATGAAACAATTACAAATCCATGATCTCTCTAAAAAGTTCGACCAAAAAATTATTTTCGAAAATGCTAACTTCGATTTTTCCCAAGGGCAAATTTATGGTCTTTTAGGGCGAAACGGTTCGGGTAAATCAACGTTATTCAATCTAATTGCCCGCAATATCCCCTTCGACGCGGGCGAAATCCAGATTGACTCTGATGAAGGGGCAGGATTAACTGGTGACTATCCTGATCTCGCGGTCGAAATGGTTTATACGCAGCCGCATTTGCCTAGTTTTATGACTGCGAGAGAATTTGTTACTTTTTTCACTCAAATTAACAGCCAACGGCTAATGAACGTGAACTCATCGCAAAAACCGCGCGAGTATCTAGAACTGGCTGGGCTAAGCGCTGATGATGCCAATAAGCTTTTGCGCGATTACTCACAGGGAATGTTAAATAAACTGCAACTGGTTGTAGCTTTAATGTTGAAACCGCCGGTTCTATTACTAGACGAACCGCTCACGACCGTTGATGTAGTCGCGGCCCACGAGATGCAGCAGCTCATTGTCAGCATGAAGCAAGATTCAGTCATCATTTTCTCAACTCATATCATGCAGCTGGCGCAAAATCTCTGCGATCAAGTCGTCTTGTTGCACCATCAACAACTTGAAGAACTTCCAGGGCTCGATCTGCACTCCGAAGCTTTTGAAAACGCCGTAATCGAAAGGTTAACTGATGAAATCAACGATGATCAAAACTAA
- a CDS encoding ABC transporter ATP-binding protein: protein MYFVRRIPFIGRHITPHVYRYRPLKKFLTVVCAIFRFLMHLFFGGLTFLIALLGMLFYSDFILKRDIAGSTSTVLIWLILISLVELMPRKYLIENDALTLIDNFHLDQKNTIQALTLGVSLRKNLTASLIPLLLIGLIVQNFWLVVASTGAYAFLLAWNQASSRFWWQLQNKNKLPIILYALIVYLTPLGLVLFGQLENLATSLFSPLGALISWLLAVLCVIYWLKFPAETQFISHMNQMKNKGIQLKLDDTDQYFANGLNLEKSLRLEPTMQISKKSSGNNYLNSLLFARFRPELNKMLKLRLLSIAGAGVLILVSLVVFNRIHLLGTIKEEQLTNIYGMLFFLCYLASFGRPIVQLLFVNCDAAMLYYPFYRQPKAILKGFFFRFRQTILYNGIISGLIFILFLGLLIVPAIKVSVLFYFVLALELAGLTLFFSFHELFIYYLLQPFTSDLKVVSPLYKIIDGAMYWISYLFLREHFSGYGYAIFIAVFTLGYVSIGTMLIYFLAPKKFRIRA from the coding sequence TTGTATTTTGTCCGCCGGATCCCTTTCATCGGCCGACATATTACTCCTCATGTTTACCGCTATCGTCCGCTCAAAAAATTTCTGACGGTCGTTTGTGCGATTTTCCGTTTCCTGATGCACTTATTCTTTGGCGGTTTGACCTTTCTGATTGCTCTCCTCGGGATGCTGTTTTATTCAGATTTCATTTTGAAACGCGACATCGCAGGATCAACCAGCACCGTGCTAATTTGGCTGATCTTAATTTCTTTGGTCGAATTAATGCCGCGTAAATATCTCATTGAGAATGACGCCTTAACACTGATCGATAACTTTCATCTTGATCAAAAAAATACAATCCAAGCGCTCACTCTCGGAGTATCCCTGCGCAAAAACCTCACTGCTTCTTTGATCCCACTCTTATTGATCGGGCTAATAGTCCAAAACTTCTGGCTGGTTGTAGCTTCAACTGGCGCTTATGCCTTCCTTCTTGCCTGGAATCAAGCCAGCTCACGTTTTTGGTGGCAACTGCAAAATAAGAACAAACTGCCAATTATCCTCTATGCTCTGATCGTTTACCTGACCCCGCTGGGCTTAGTCCTCTTTGGTCAGCTAGAAAATCTGGCTACGTCTCTATTCTCTCCCCTTGGCGCTCTGATTAGTTGGCTGCTGGCGGTGCTTTGCGTTATCTATTGGCTGAAATTTCCCGCCGAAACTCAATTTATCAGCCACATGAACCAGATGAAAAATAAAGGAATTCAGTTAAAATTAGACGACACTGATCAATATTTCGCAAATGGCCTCAATTTAGAGAAAAGCCTTCGTCTTGAGCCTACAATGCAAATTTCTAAAAAAAGTTCAGGCAATAATTACCTCAACTCCCTTTTATTTGCGCGGTTTCGCCCCGAGCTCAATAAAATGCTTAAACTGCGCCTTTTATCGATCGCGGGTGCAGGGGTCTTAATCCTAGTGAGCTTAGTCGTTTTTAATCGGATCCACCTTCTAGGAACAATAAAAGAAGAACAACTCACCAACATCTACGGTATGCTCTTCTTCCTTTGCTACCTTGCTTCTTTTGGCCGACCAATTGTTCAGCTCCTCTTTGTTAACTGTGACGCCGCAATGTTATATTATCCTTTTTACCGCCAACCCAAAGCGATCTTAAAAGGCTTCTTTTTCCGTTTCCGCCAAACCATTCTTTATAATGGAATCATTAGCGGATTGATTTTCATTCTATTTCTGGGGCTCCTAATTGTCCCCGCAATTAAGGTTTCTGTTCTATTTTATTTCGTCCTCGCTCTTGAGCTAGCTGGCCTGACTCTATTCTTTTCCTTTCACGAACTTTTTATCTACTACCTTCTACAGCCATTTACAAGCGACTTAAAAGTCGTGAGTCCGCTTTATAAAATAATCGACGGCGCAATGTATTGGATTTCCTATCTTTTCTTACGCGAACATTTTTCTGGTTATGGCTATGCAATTTTCATTGCAGTTTTCACTTTAGGATACGTTTCTATCGGCACCATGCTGATTTATTTCTTGGCGCCCAAAAAATTTCGAATTCGCGCCTGA
- a CDS encoding alpha/beta hydrolase, with protein sequence MKTIKYIGIFFGTLIIFLGMAIPSYNWMRSNVSSARDIHNSRLSPVIFIPGSDASVDRFDKLFEEFNSQTNKHSIIKITVKKNDNLVVSGKLSPRDLQPFFVVGFENNADGYNNIKKQARWFSLAMKYLRSHYFFNNFSGVGHSNGGLIYTTYLEKYFNENNLDIKSLVTIGTPYNFSETDVEKRTQMLDNMVEDRKSLPKNLIVYSIAGTKNYTDDGIVPSQSVEAGKFIFQDQVKNYTLITVTGNNSDHSDLVRNPQVVQIIRSNTLMNNLRQQNPGDGFPTGQKTEKQ encoded by the coding sequence ATGAAAACTATAAAATATATTGGGATTTTCTTTGGAACTTTAATAATTTTTCTGGGAATGGCGATCCCTAGTTATAATTGGATGCGCAGTAACGTTAGTTCAGCTCGCGATATTCATAATTCCCGGTTGTCGCCCGTGATTTTTATCCCAGGAAGTGATGCTTCGGTTGACCGTTTTGATAAGTTGTTTGAAGAGTTTAACAGTCAAACTAACAAGCATAGTATTATAAAAATTACAGTGAAGAAGAATGATAATCTAGTTGTGTCTGGTAAATTATCACCGCGTGATCTTCAGCCTTTCTTTGTAGTCGGCTTTGAAAATAACGCTGATGGTTATAACAATATAAAAAAGCAGGCGCGCTGGTTTAGTCTCGCAATGAAATACCTGCGCTCCCACTACTTCTTTAACAATTTTTCTGGTGTCGGCCATTCAAACGGGGGGCTTATATATACAACTTACCTTGAAAAATATTTTAATGAAAATAACTTGGATATTAAGTCACTTGTTACTATCGGGACCCCATACAATTTTAGTGAAACTGACGTTGAAAAAAGGACTCAGATGCTTGATAACATGGTGGAAGATCGCAAGTCGCTTCCAAAAAATCTAATCGTTTATTCGATTGCCGGAACTAAAAATTATACCGATGATGGGATTGTTCCGTCGCAAAGTGTGGAAGCAGGAAAATTTATTTTTCAAGATCAGGTGAAAAATTACACTCTAATTACAGTGACTGGTAACAATTCTGATCATTCGGATTTGGTGCGCAATCCGCAGGTGGTTCAAATTATCCGGAGTAACACTTTAATGAATAATTTGCGGCAGCAAAATCCGGGAGATGGTTTTCCAACTGGTCAAAAAACAGAAAAGCAGTAG
- a CDS encoding PTS transporter subunit EIIC: MLSKITDKTVRLNHRIACLKPYQAVMQTFSTLFPFILLGSFIKYIHQAVFTRDGFFASVYQVEKWFPFYHQLSIMFNGLEIVTVSMTALVATLVSAKFLAKLLHDDDNIVGICGLFVTFLLNFNYNLLDNSTGDNRNLLYLTNFDFRYVFIGILTGLGVAYYYHFLVWTRNRIWQSRRDDHDGVRSIFPITVILMSAALLSYVLNLSSQKNITNLFTNLVNLPVSKFKHTMVFIYFISLVNGLLSFVGFSVSLTSVTMGVNSTASAANLDYALTHKNLFGVPNPVTLHTMYETYGNFGGTGLTLGLIIAILLFSRQRNLRQVAKLSLIPTGLGSVNSPVMVGIPILFNPILLIPYLVSPLVSMAIAWIFINFKWMPPAVYRVPQTTPSFLLGFLGTNGNWVALFVSVLCILASVAVYFPFLKILEHYHQFERNKE, encoded by the coding sequence TTGCTGAGTAAGATCACGGATAAAACCGTTCGACTGAATCATCGCATTGCATGCCTGAAACCTTATCAAGCAGTGATGCAAACTTTTTCAACTCTTTTTCCTTTTATTCTCTTAGGAAGTTTTATTAAGTATATACACCAGGCCGTGTTTACGCGCGATGGTTTTTTTGCGAGCGTTTATCAAGTTGAGAAATGGTTCCCGTTTTATCATCAACTCAGCATTATGTTTAATGGACTTGAAATAGTAACAGTTAGCATGACGGCTCTTGTGGCTACGTTGGTTTCAGCTAAATTTTTGGCAAAATTGCTTCATGACGATGATAATATCGTTGGTATTTGCGGCTTGTTTGTGACTTTTTTGCTTAATTTTAATTATAATCTGCTGGATAACTCGACGGGAGATAATCGAAATTTACTATATCTCACCAATTTTGATTTTCGATATGTTTTTATCGGGATCTTGACAGGGCTGGGAGTTGCTTATTACTATCACTTTTTAGTTTGGACACGCAATCGAATTTGGCAAAGTCGCCGCGACGATCATGATGGTGTCCGTTCAATATTTCCAATCACAGTTATATTGATGTCAGCGGCGCTCTTAAGCTATGTCCTTAATCTTTCATCACAAAAAAATATAACCAATTTGTTTACAAACTTAGTCAATTTGCCAGTGTCCAAATTTAAGCACACGATGGTTTTTATTTACTTTATTTCGTTAGTTAATGGGTTACTCTCTTTTGTGGGATTTTCTGTTTCTCTTACTTCGGTGACGATGGGCGTTAATAGTACCGCTAGCGCTGCTAATTTAGATTATGCGCTGACTCATAAAAATCTTTTTGGAGTCCCAAATCCGGTAACTCTGCACACCATGTATGAAACTTATGGCAATTTTGGTGGTACGGGGTTAACTTTGGGTTTAATCATTGCGATTTTACTTTTTTCCCGCCAGCGAAATTTGCGGCAAGTGGCGAAGCTAAGTTTAATTCCCACTGGTCTTGGTTCGGTGAATTCTCCAGTGATGGTTGGAATTCCGATTCTCTTTAATCCGATTTTGTTAATCCCTTATCTAGTGTCGCCGCTTGTTAGTATGGCAATTGCTTGGATTTTCATCAATTTTAAGTGGATGCCGCCCGCGGTTTATCGAGTCCCCCAAACGACCCCGAGTTTTTTGTTGGGATTTCTTGGCACCAATGGTAATTGGGTTGCATTGTTTGTCAGTGTTTTGTGTATCTTGGCCTCTGTCGCTGTATATTTTCCATTTTTAAAAATCTTAGAACATTATCACCAATTTGAAAGAAATAAAGAATGA
- the pyrE gene encoding orotate phosphoribosyltransferase, translating into MNIEQQIARDLLTIKAVTLSTNEPFQWVSGIKAPIYTDNRLTIGYPDVRMHISCGLARLIVEKFPNVSAIGGVVTAGIPHATSVADRLGLPLCYIRSEPKDHGKGKQIEGHLAKDAKIVLIDDLISTGGSVLKAAQALKQAGYEVLGVAAIFSYELPSGNKNFTEAGLPLATLTNYSTLIEEAQKEKILTPEEKKELLTWREDPWSWG; encoded by the coding sequence ATGAATATTGAACAACAAATTGCACGGGACCTTTTAACGATAAAAGCAGTGACTTTGTCAACGAATGAACCATTTCAGTGGGTTAGCGGGATTAAGGCACCGATTTATACGGACAATCGGCTCACGATTGGTTATCCAGATGTTAGAATGCACATCTCTTGCGGGCTGGCACGCTTAATTGTTGAAAAATTTCCGAATGTGAGTGCGATTGGCGGCGTGGTGACAGCCGGGATTCCTCATGCGACAAGCGTTGCTGATCGGCTGGGATTGCCACTTTGTTACATTCGCTCTGAACCAAAAGATCACGGTAAAGGCAAGCAAATCGAAGGTCATTTGGCAAAAGATGCCAAAATTGTCTTAATTGATGATTTGATTTCTACCGGTGGTAGCGTCTTAAAAGCTGCACAAGCGCTCAAGCAAGCCGGTTATGAGGTCTTAGGAGTTGCCGCAATTTTCAGTTATGAACTGCCTAGTGGAAATAAAAATTTCACGGAAGCAGGCCTGCCGCTTGCGACTTTAACGAATTATTCGACCCTAATTGAAGAGGCGCAAAAAGAAAAAATTTTAACTCCCGAAGAGAAAAAAGAACTTTTGACTTGGCGCGAAGACCCTTGGAGCTGGGGTTGA
- the pyrF gene encoding orotidine-5'-phosphate decarboxylase has protein sequence MDNPVIIALDFVSAKETVNFLKHFASEQDLWVKVGMELFYGEGPGLIKYLRSEGLHVFLDLKIYDIPNTVKQAMKQIGQLGVELTTVTGLGGSQMIAAAKEGLLLGAAEASLVTPKLLAITQLTSMNEEAMHQTLQNDQCSMEASVKHLAQLAASAGADGVISSALEAPEIHQQISKDFLSINPGIRLQSDALDDQARVVTPAQAHDLGSNGIVVGRTITRSSDPLAAYKAVKSDFRRE, from the coding sequence ATGGATAATCCAGTAATTATCGCACTTGATTTTGTCAGTGCTAAAGAGACCGTTAACTTTCTTAAACATTTTGCAAGTGAGCAGGATTTGTGGGTTAAAGTTGGCATGGAATTGTTTTATGGAGAAGGTCCAGGGTTAATTAAATACTTACGTAGCGAAGGATTGCATGTTTTCCTCGATTTAAAGATTTATGATATTCCGAACACTGTAAAACAGGCAATGAAGCAAATTGGTCAGCTGGGAGTTGAGCTGACGACAGTTACTGGTTTAGGTGGATCCCAAATGATCGCAGCAGCTAAAGAAGGATTGCTCTTGGGTGCGGCAGAGGCCAGTTTGGTGACACCAAAGCTTCTAGCAATCACTCAGTTGACCTCGATGAATGAAGAGGCAATGCATCAAACGCTGCAAAATGATCAGTGTTCGATGGAGGCTTCGGTCAAGCATTTGGCCCAATTGGCAGCTTCTGCTGGAGCTGATGGGGTCATTAGTTCAGCTTTAGAAGCACCAGAAATTCATCAACAAATTTCAAAAGATTTTTTGAGCATCAATCCGGGAATCAGGCTGCAAAGTGATGCACTAGACGATCAAGCGCGAGTGGTGACCCCTGCTCAAGCACATGACTTAGGTAGTAACGGAATTGTGGTAGGTCGCACAATCACAAGGTCTAGTGATCCGCTAGCCGCGTATAAGGCAGTTAAAAGCGATTTTCGAAGGGAGTAA
- a CDS encoding MFS transporter, with product MEQQSTSRNQRQTVLSTSAGFALENMDIMFLSFALTPIISTLRISGAAAGLISSITNLGMLVGGVIFGLLGDRIGRVKTFSYTIFIFAFATAGMYFAKDIGVIYLLRFIAGIGAGGEYGVGIALIAENFPKNKVGRITSIAAVGGQVGAIFAAVMAAVIIPRFGWNTLFLFGLLPVVLAFLVRHSLQESPEFLASQKSNETKEKISLAELFTTKKQSYQTIALMFMVVVQIAGYFGLMNWLPSIMQKQLHINVSGSSIWMIATIIGMSIGMMVFGTILDRLGPRMAYSIFLVGSAVSVFLITLATNELTLILAGAVLGFFSNGMFGGYGAIISRLYPTHIRATANNLIVNVGRAIGGFSSVVIGFLMDHSNLTVTMGFLSLLYVLSLCVMFSIPALKGLNISNKA from the coding sequence ATGGAACAACAATCAACTTCCCGCAATCAAAGACAGACAGTTCTGTCAACTAGTGCGGGATTTGCTTTAGAAAATATGGATATCATGTTTCTCTCTTTTGCTCTCACACCTATCATTTCCACTCTTAGGATTAGTGGTGCTGCTGCAGGGTTAATTTCATCAATCACCAATCTTGGAATGTTAGTTGGTGGCGTAATATTCGGTTTATTAGGAGATCGTATTGGAAGGGTTAAGACCTTTTCCTATACGATCTTTATTTTTGCCTTCGCAACTGCTGGCATGTATTTTGCCAAGGATATCGGGGTAATTTATCTATTGAGGTTTATCGCAGGTATTGGAGCAGGTGGCGAATACGGCGTGGGAATTGCGCTAATTGCCGAAAATTTTCCAAAAAATAAGGTTGGCCGCATCACGAGCATTGCTGCTGTTGGCGGACAAGTTGGAGCAATCTTTGCAGCAGTAATGGCGGCGGTCATCATTCCGCGTTTTGGCTGGAACACCTTGTTTCTTTTTGGACTATTGCCTGTCGTTCTAGCATTTCTCGTCCGCCACAGTCTACAAGAAAGCCCCGAATTTCTTGCCAGCCAAAAATCAAATGAAACCAAAGAAAAAATTAGTTTGGCTGAACTTTTTACTACCAAAAAACAATCTTATCAAACGATTGCCTTAATGTTCATGGTTGTTGTCCAGATTGCAGGCTATTTTGGGCTTATGAACTGGCTGCCGTCTATCATGCAAAAGCAGCTTCATATCAACGTCTCTGGCTCTTCAATTTGGATGATTGCCACAATTATTGGAATGTCTATTGGGATGATGGTTTTTGGCACAATCCTTGACCGGCTCGGACCTCGGATGGCTTATAGCATTTTTCTGGTTGGCTCTGCTGTTTCAGTATTTCTAATCACTTTGGCTACCAACGAATTGACTCTGATTTTAGCAGGTGCCGTTCTGGGATTTTTCTCAAACGGCATGTTTGGCGGATATGGAGCCATCATTTCCCGTCTTTATCCAACTCATATCCGGGCCACCGCCAACAATCTAATCGTGAACGTCGGCCGCGCAATTGGCGGCTTCTCCTCTGTCGTCATCGGATTTCTAATGGATCATTCCAATTTAACTGTCACGATGGGTTTTCTTTCCCTGCTTTACGTTTTGAGCCTTTGCGTCATGTTTTCAATCCCTGCCCTTAAAGGACTCAACATCTCAAACAAAGCATAA
- a CDS encoding carboxymuconolactone decarboxylase family protein, with protein MVDYQSDYKQAEEESAVLQEALPEEMAKFGELAQLMLAPGALDRKTKELIAVGIAVSVRCEGCIRGHVKNSLESGATFEELSEVVKVAILMGGGPSTAYGAKALSIAKYLQNK; from the coding sequence ATGGTAGATTATCAAAGTGATTACAAACAGGCAGAAGAGGAGTCAGCAGTACTGCAAGAAGCGCTCCCTGAAGAAATGGCTAAGTTTGGTGAACTAGCTCAACTTATGCTGGCGCCTGGGGCGCTGGATAGGAAAACTAAAGAGTTGATTGCAGTCGGGATTGCAGTTTCTGTGCGCTGCGAGGGATGTATTCGCGGACATGTGAAAAACAGTTTAGAAAGTGGCGCAACATTTGAAGAATTATCAGAAGTAGTGAAAGTTGCGATCTTAATGGGTGGCGGACCATCGACCGCTTATGGTGCAAAAGCTCTATCAATTGCTAAATATCTGCAAAACAAATAG
- a CDS encoding LysR family transcriptional regulator yields the protein METRVLEYFLKVAQLGNVSKAARQLHVTQPNLSRQIQKLEKDLNVQLFERQSRLMVLTSAGKIFQERAKQIIDLSVKAQRDVLQENDLRGEIAIGCVESKIVQLLSQAIVNFQEIAPNVKFSLYDADCDDIREKIDNGLLDLGFLLAPVEAAKYEQLKLGMKDYWGIVVPDNSSWAQKKGLSLTELADLPLIVPRRTIVKEEIVSWLNHELNIVGSQNLLSNTLPLVMAGWGYAMCSAGSFVERPAAGLTFVPIQPAKEIDHLLIWRKNFVMTPAVKAFVKSIKEIDCM from the coding sequence ATGGAAACACGAGTGTTAGAGTATTTTTTAAAAGTTGCGCAGTTGGGCAATGTCTCGAAAGCTGCGCGGCAACTTCACGTTACTCAGCCAAATTTAAGCCGTCAAATTCAGAAATTAGAAAAAGATTTAAATGTTCAATTGTTTGAGCGCCAGAGTCGGCTGATGGTGTTGACGAGTGCTGGGAAAATTTTTCAAGAACGAGCTAAACAAATTATTGATTTATCTGTCAAAGCGCAGCGTGACGTCTTGCAAGAAAATGATTTGCGTGGTGAAATCGCGATTGGCTGTGTTGAATCAAAGATTGTTCAGTTATTAAGCCAAGCAATTGTGAATTTTCAAGAAATCGCTCCTAACGTCAAATTTAGTTTATACGACGCTGATTGTGATGATATTCGCGAGAAGATCGATAATGGACTGCTCGATCTCGGATTTTTGCTGGCGCCTGTTGAGGCAGCAAAGTATGAACAGCTGAAATTAGGGATGAAAGATTATTGGGGCATTGTAGTACCAGATAATTCAAGTTGGGCGCAAAAAAAAGGCCTCAGCTTGACTGAATTAGCTGATCTGCCTTTAATAGTTCCTCGACGCACCATTGTTAAAGAAGAAATCGTTTCGTGGCTTAACCACGAATTAAATATTGTTGGTTCGCAGAATTTACTAAGCAATACTTTGCCGCTAGTGATGGCCGGTTGGGGTTATGCAATGTGTTCAGCAGGTTCTTTTGTTGAACGTCCTGCAGCAGGATTAACTTTTGTCCCGATTCAACCAGCCAAAGAAATTGATCACCTCTTGATCTGGCGCAAAAATTTTGTGATGACACCGGCTGTGAAAGCTTTTGTAAAGTCAATTAAAGAAATAGATTGCATGTAA